The Actinomadura sp. WMMB 499 genome includes a window with the following:
- the tpiA gene encoding triose-phosphate isomerase produces the protein MAAAAPSRKPLMAGNWKMNNNHLEAIALVQKLAFALKEADHDAVDVAVIPPFTAIRSVQTLVDADKLGIAYGAQDVSQHASGAYTGEIAGSMLAKLGCTYAVVGHSERRQYHAEDDAVVNAKARAALAAELTPILCVGEGLDVRKAGEHVAHVLAQVDGGLEKIPADQVETLVIAYEPVWAIGTGETATKEDAQEVCAAIRTRVAELYDGEVAGKVRVLYGGSVKGSNVAGLMSQADVDGALVGGASLDPGEFVKICRYRDLPA, from the coding sequence ATGGCAGCCGCCGCACCTTCCCGCAAGCCGCTGATGGCGGGCAACTGGAAGATGAACAACAACCACCTCGAGGCGATCGCGCTCGTCCAGAAGCTGGCGTTCGCGCTCAAGGAGGCCGACCACGACGCCGTGGACGTCGCGGTCATCCCGCCGTTCACCGCTATCCGGTCGGTGCAGACCCTCGTCGACGCCGACAAGCTCGGGATCGCCTACGGGGCGCAGGACGTGTCGCAGCACGCGTCCGGCGCCTACACCGGGGAGATCGCCGGGTCGATGCTCGCCAAGCTCGGCTGCACCTACGCGGTCGTCGGGCACTCCGAGCGGCGCCAGTACCACGCCGAGGACGACGCCGTCGTCAACGCCAAGGCCAGGGCCGCGCTCGCGGCCGAGCTCACGCCGATCCTGTGCGTGGGGGAGGGCCTGGACGTCCGCAAGGCGGGCGAGCACGTCGCGCACGTCCTCGCGCAGGTGGACGGGGGCCTGGAGAAGATCCCCGCCGACCAGGTGGAGACGCTCGTGATCGCCTACGAGCCGGTCTGGGCGATCGGCACCGGGGAGACCGCCACCAAGGAGGACGCGCAGGAGGTCTGCGCGGCGATCCGCACCCGCGTCGCCGAGCTGTACGACGGCGAGGTGGCGGGCAAGGTGCGCGTCCTGTACGGCGGCTCGGTGAAGGGGAGCAACGTCGCCGGGCTGATGTCGCAGGCCGACGTGGACGGCGCGCTGGTCGGAGGTGCCAGTCTGGACCCGGGCGAGTTCGTCAAGATCTGCCGGTACCGGGATCTTCCGGCCTGA